Sequence from the Clostridium saccharobutylicum DSM 13864 genome:
ATTATTATTCTTTTTCTTTTTTGGTAATTTAAAACTTGAATTAGAAAAACCTTTAATAATATTTTTTATGCTTCTTTTATGATGCAATAACCATCCTCTATTCATGCAACTTAATTTTCTATTTATTATTTCTTTATATATAATAGAGTTATTATCATTTGAAAATAATACCTTATTTTTTAAGCTTTCATTATTACTATAATATAATCGTATATTAATTAAATTTTTATAGTTCTTATCTTTAATTCCATTTTCTTTTTTATATTCTTTAATAAAATTAACTATATTACCATTTTGCTCATCTTTCAAACTCTCATAAATATCTATCTCAACTTCTTCAGCACATTTTCTTAATAAACTTAAAAATTTCATATTTAGTTGTTTAAGTTTCTTTTCGCTTTGCTTGATTCTATCCATCTTATACGCAATTTCTTCTTGAATTAACTCTAATTTTTTTATTTCTTCTGCCTGATGAATATTAAGTAGTAATGAAGTTATAATACTTAAATTTGCTTTTTCCCTTTTTCTTTCTTCATAAAAGCACTCTCCAAATTTATCAAAAAGTACTTGAAAATCTCTTGAAATTGTACATTTGACATCATTCATATTCCACTTTTCTAAATATTTTTTTATCTTATTTATAGAATACATATCTGAATTCTTTGATGAATATGGAATTATGTCTAAAACGCCAACTCCCCTTTTTTTCAAACTCATTCTAATCTCATTTTCAATTTTCTCTATATCCTCAATTTGTTTTTTATCCGCCCTGCTTATTACTATTAAGATAGGTATATCTTTTCTTAAGTTTTCCAAAAAATCAATATCACTTTGTTTTATAGTTCCACATTCGGAATCAACAAACCATAAAATATAATCACAATAATTTAACTGTTCACTTATGAGCTTACAATCGTTGTTATCATTATAAGCCTCCTTTCCAAAAAGACTATATCCAGCAATATCCAAAAAAGATAAATTAGAATATATTTGTTCCGGTATTTGAATAAAAATCTTATTCAAAACATTCGAAACAGGAAAATTATAAGTATCTTCGAATTCATAATATATATTTTTCATCTCTTCTTCATTTACATCTATTATTTTATTAAACGTATTTAATAAAGATATTTTTCTATTGTCATTTTGAAGCACATATGTAGGTACCACTGTTGCTGGTGTTATCATACTTGGTAATATATTTATATCAAATAAATTATTTAAAAAACTTGATTTCCCACTATTCAAAGCTCCACCAATACCAATCATAGTTTTATTAGCAAGAGAACTACAAGCTGTATACATATAAAATTTATCAAGTTCTTTTTGAAATTTATCAACTAATTCTTTCTTATTTAAGAAATGCTCGCTTTCAATAAACTTTAAAAAATCAGAATTAATAAAATTCTTAATATCATTAATTTGTTTATTTTCTAAATAAGAATAACTTTCATTATAACTTTGTAACATTTTACAAATAGCTGTAAATTCTAACTTAAAATCATTACTTAGTACATCCATTTCAATTATCCCTACCTTTCATTCCATTATAAATTTTATTTTTAGAAACGATAATTATTGCAACACAACATATGCATCACATAAAAAAACAATTTCTTTCATGTAATATTTTGTAGTAATTTATCTTAAACTCTAATAAATATTATATAATCAAATTTATTAAATGTCTAAGAATTTTCACTTTCATCTTCTAAATAAATAAGCGCCAATAACTATCCATTTAGTTACTGGTGCTTACTTGTGATGCTATATTTAGGCACATTCAAAAAAATATCCATAGCAAATTGAACGTGTTATTTATTTTCATGTCACTTATTTAACATTTCCTAAAATTTCCAAACAATCTTTAGGAAAATTATTACTCTATGCCACTAAACCAATAGCAGAATTCAATCTACTACTACTACTTATATTATTTATTCCTTTTGATTCATCTTTTATCACTTCATAATCATAATTTATTATCGTAAGTAAAAGAAATATCTTTAATTTTTCTTGTCCAATCCACTTTTTCACAAATGATTTCTAGCATCTCGCATAAATCATCTCAATTTTTCTATTTTATCTATAACCGCACCAGATAGAACGTTGCATTGCGAAGGAAGAATGTATGAGATTATTTCATCTATCTCATACCCATGTCTGATCCCTATGTTATATATTATATGCCATAGCAATAAATAAAAAACAGATAAGACTTTAATTTATCTTACCTGTTACCCCTAAGATGATTTCCTATATTGGTACCTATTTTTGTTTTATCTTAAATACTAACATCTATATAATTTCCTCTATCAGGATCAACTGCAACATTTCTAATCGTTTCAATCATTTGTTGAGAATTTTCATTTCCAGTATTCATGGCTAGTTTCATTACTGATATACCAGCTAATTCTCCAATTCTTGATTGACTCATCACCATTGATAATTCAGCTATATCCATTTATTTGCCCCCTATCAACAATTTTTGCAATTCTTCAAAATTGATAAACAATATTTTAATGCAAACTTTTCTGTATCAACATAAATCTTAACATTCAAATTCAAAATACGCTTCTATTTAACATTAGCCAAAATATTCAAGCAATCTTTTGGGAAATTGTTACTTTGAGCCATTAATCCAATCGAAGAGTTAACTAACAACTGTCCTTTTGAATAATTCATAGCTTCTTCTGCCATATCTGCATCACCAATTCTACTTTGAGCTGTTTGAATACCTAAATCTTTATTACTTAAATAATCTGCAGTTCCTTCTAGTCTAATCTGTATTGAACCATATTTACTTCTTACTTTACTTATCATTTGAGTTGCTTTATCAATAGAATCAAGAGATGAACCAACATCATTTACATCTAAACTTCCAACTCCAATATTTTGTGCGCTTACATTAAAAAATGGTATTTGCATGCTTTCATCATCCATATTGCCAACAGTCGCTTTTAATAAACTTGTCGCTTCTCCACTTTGAGTAGAATCTGATAACTTAATCCCATTAAATTCAGTATTATTTGCAAAACTATCAATTTCTGCCTTAATACTATCAATTTCATTTTGAATCACTTTTTTATCTCCATCATTCAAACTTCCCGCTCCAGCGCTAACTGTTAACTCTTTCATTCTATTTAAGCTATTGTTTATTTCCTGAAGTGCACCATCAAAGGTTTGTATCATTGAATTAGTATCTTGAATATCTTTACTAGCTGCGTCATTAGTCAACACCTGTATCTTTAAAGTTTCATTTTTCCCAATTCTACCCGGATTATCTTTAGCCGAATTTAATTTATTTCCCGTACTAGCATTATTTACAGCTTTAGAAGTTTCCTCAAGTCTACTTTTATAGTTTTTATATATACTTAACGAAAACATATTATGTGCAAGCCTCATTTGATAACCTCCTCTTTTCATTTATTAATATTATATTATCGTAAAAAATCAAAGTATCTTTAGATATAAAGATCTGTATCTTAATTCTTATCTTTTCTATCTATAACTTATTGCAGCTTAACTAAATACCACCTTTACTTATCCATTCCTCAGTTTCTTTTATTCCTTCTTCTAAAGTATATTCTGGCTCCCATCCAATTAATTTTTTAGCTTTACCATAATCACATTTTAGCTTCATTATTTCACTTTGCGGATGAATATGCTTAACGTGATTTATATTCACTCTATTTTTAGATATTATTTCAGCAAGCTCATTAACAGTAACATCTCTTCCTGTTCCTGCATTAACAATTTCACCATTTACATTTTCGCTATAACCTGATTGAATTACAAATCTAGCACAATCTTTTACATATAATAAATCTCTAGTCTGATCTCCAGTACCATATATATTAATATCTTTACCTGAGATAGAGTTATTGATAAATATTGCTACCACTCCACCTTCTCCACCTGTCTTTTGGAATGGTCCATATGTATTAAACGGTCTTATAACAACTGTTGGAAGTTTATATGCATTGTAATATGAAAGCACCATATTTTCTGCTGCTATCTTACTTCCACCATAAGGTGAGACAGGTTTTGTTGGATGCTTTTCACTTATACCTTCTTCACCAGCTACATCATAAACCATACAAGTACTCATAAATACCACTTTGCAAGGATGTGTATCTTCATTTGTATCTAATACCCATTGTTCTCCTTCCATCTTAGCATTCTTTCCAAACATCTGAATTTTAGCTTTTTCAAGAATATTAAAGGTACCTACCGTATCATTATAAAAAGTAGTAGTTGGGTCATCAATACTATCTTGTACATTTATAGATGCCCCTAAATGATATATAATATCATATTTTTCTTTAAATACTTCATCTAAATCTGCTTCACTTTTTATATCGCCTTTTATAAATTTAAAGTTACTTCCAGTGAACTCTTCTATATTTTCAATTTGTCCGTTTGATAAGTTATCTAAAGCTACTACTCTATGATTATCATCTAATAATCTTTTAACAACCCATCTTCCAATAAATCCTGCTCCACCTGTTACTAATATATTCATATTTTATCTCCTTTGAAATTAATAATATTTTAAATCTTTTCACATAATACTTTTACTATTCTTTCTGCACCTTTACCATCAACTAATTTAGATGCTTTCTTACTTAACGATTTTCTTAATTCATAGTCATTAGCCAATTTATTTATATTATTCAATAACTCCTCTTTACTTATTTTATCATGCCATCCTAGATTCTTTATAATACCCATTTCATCTAATTTATTAGCAATTCCGTTTTGATTTTCAGCAATAATAATGCCTACGGCTGGAACACTGCAAGCTAATAATTCATACAAAGTACTACCACATGCTGATATAGCCATATCACATTTCTTCATTATTTCACACATATTTGCGTTATAATAGAACTTTACATTATCACTATTAAATTCTTCCACAAAGGAAGTATCAACAAAAGATGGTCCTATTACTATATGAAAATTATAATTTAATTCACCAATATAATTTAAAATTTTTTTTGTCAGCTTATACGGATCTGCTCCACCAACAGTAATAATTATATCTTGAATTTTCTCTCTAATAGTTTTATTAGGTAATTTTTTAAACTCATCTCTTAATAATAAATATTTAGTACCGAGTAATAATTTTGTATCATCATTAACCTTATATTCAAAATCAATAGCATCAATATTTTGATTTATTAAAAAATCCACATCGAAATAATACTTATTTGTGTCATCTATGTAAATTGTTTTTCTAAATATCTTTTTAGTCTCATGAAAATAATCTTCATTAACAGAATAACTATCTGTTATTAACATATCTGTCTTAATCCATTTCAGTTCGTTAATTAAATTATCTTCATTAATAAGTTTAACTGTAAAACCTTCAGACAGTATTTTTTTAATTCCTTGGCTATATTTACTATAATTTATTTCAAACTTTTCAAGTTTCTCTAAGGAATTAACTTCATTATCACTTACTTTTATACATTGCTTGCAGCCATCTTTACTTTCAACTCTGCATATGTAGAAAACATCATTTTCTTTTAAAAATTCCTTAGCTAATACTAAAGTTCGCATAACATGGCCCATACCTATTTCAGTACCACCATCTGCTTGAATAGCTATTTTCATATAATCACCCGCTATACTATTTCGTCATTTTATTTCTATTATAATAACGCCTCAGCTTTAACCAAACTTCTAACTTCTTCCCTAGTTAATACTGTTTCATCACTTGAGTTGTAACTTCCAACCCTAACTTTTTCATATTTTTCATAAAACTCACGTAAAAATTCCGAATTCATTGCAGAGACTACTGCATACATGTTTCCTAAATCAAAAGCACATTCTGATTCATCCTTAGTCATAAGTTCTTCAAATCTTCTCTCTCCAGCCCTTAAACCAATTGTCTGAAGATCAACTTCTTCTTTTTCAATATTAAGTTTTGAACAAATTTCCTCAACCACTACTTCTGCAAGATCATATAATTTTATAACAGGCATTTTTAAAATGAATACCTCTCCACCTAAAGTTTTTTCTCCTGCATCCATAATTAATTTTACTGCTTGACTCAATGTCATCATAAACCTAGTCATCTCTGGATCTGTGACTGTTATTTTTCTATTTTTTTCAATTTGTTCTTTAAATAATGGTATTACAGATCCTCTTGATCCCATAACATTTCCAAATCTAACAGCAACAAATTTTGTTTCTACATTACCTTTGCTAAAATTAGCAGCTTGAACAAGCTTTTCGGCAAGAAGCTTTGTAGCAC
This genomic interval carries:
- a CDS encoding dynamin family protein; this encodes MDVLSNDFKLEFTAICKMLQSYNESYSYLENKQINDIKNFINSDFLKFIESEHFLNKKELVDKFQKELDKFYMYTACSSLANKTMIGIGGALNSGKSSFLNNLFDINILPSMITPATVVPTYVLQNDNRKISLLNTFNKIIDVNEEEMKNIYYEFEDTYNFPVSNVLNKIFIQIPEQIYSNLSFLDIAGYSLFGKEAYNDNNDCKLISEQLNYCDYILWFVDSECGTIKQSDIDFLENLRKDIPILIVISRADKKQIEDIEKIENEIRMSLKKRGVGVLDIIPYSSKNSDMYSINKIKKYLEKWNMNDVKCTISRDFQVLFDKFGECFYEERKREKANLSIITSLLLNIHQAEEIKKLELIQEEIAYKMDRIKQSEKKLKQLNMKFLSLLRKCAEEVEIDIYESLKDEQNGNIVNFIKEYKKENGIKDKNYKNLINIRLYYSNNESLKNKVLFSNDNNSIIYKEIINRKLSCMNRGWLLHHKRSIKNIIKGFSNSSFKLPKKKKNNNILIKNKVRNLKTNDIYWIKIKEV
- a CDS encoding YjfB family protein; amino-acid sequence: MDIAELSMVMSQSRIGELAGISVMKLAMNTGNENSQQMIETIRNVAVDPDRGNYIDVSI
- a CDS encoding flagellin; protein product: MRLAHNMFSLSIYKNYKSRLEETSKAVNNASTGNKLNSAKDNPGRIGKNETLKIQVLTNDAASKDIQDTNSMIQTFDGALQEINNSLNRMKELTVSAGAGSLNDGDKKVIQNEIDSIKAEIDSFANNTEFNGIKLSDSTQSGEATSLLKATVGNMDDESMQIPFFNVSAQNIGVGSLDVNDVGSSLDSIDKATQMISKVRSKYGSIQIRLEGTADYLSNKDLGIQTAQSRIGDADMAEEAMNYSKGQLLVNSSIGLMAQSNNFPKDCLNILANVK
- a CDS encoding dTDP-glucose 4,6-dehydratase, whose amino-acid sequence is MNILVTGGAGFIGRWVVKRLLDDNHRVVALDNLSNGQIENIEEFTGSNFKFIKGDIKSEADLDEVFKEKYDIIYHLGASINVQDSIDDPTTTFYNDTVGTFNILEKAKIQMFGKNAKMEGEQWVLDTNEDTHPCKVVFMSTCMVYDVAGEEGISEKHPTKPVSPYGGSKIAAENMVLSYYNAYKLPTVVIRPFNTYGPFQKTGGEGGVVAIFINNSISGKDINIYGTGDQTRDLLYVKDCARFVIQSGYSENVNGEIVNAGTGRDVTVNELAEIISKNRVNINHVKHIHPQSEIMKLKCDYGKAKKLIGWEPEYTLEEGIKETEEWISKGGI
- the pseG gene encoding UDP-2,4-diacetamido-2,4,6-trideoxy-beta-L-altropyranose hydrolase, yielding MKIAIQADGGTEIGMGHVMRTLVLAKEFLKENDVFYICRVESKDGCKQCIKVSDNEVNSLEKLEKFEINYSKYSQGIKKILSEGFTVKLINEDNLINELKWIKTDMLITDSYSVNEDYFHETKKIFRKTIYIDDTNKYYFDVDFLINQNIDAIDFEYKVNDDTKLLLGTKYLLLRDEFKKLPNKTIREKIQDIIITVGGADPYKLTKKILNYIGELNYNFHIVIGPSFVDTSFVEEFNSDNVKFYYNANMCEIMKKCDMAISACGSTLYELLACSVPAVGIIIAENQNGIANKLDEMGIIKNLGWHDKISKEELLNNINKLANDYELRKSLSKKASKLVDGKGAERIVKVLCEKI
- a CDS encoding SDR family NAD(P)-dependent oxidoreductase, producing the protein MGYYTGKKILIIGGTGTIGQGLVNELLEHDPEVIRIFSRDEYKQFIMENHINNKEKLRFLIGDVRDCERVERAMNDIDIVFNLAAMKHVPACEYNPTEAIRTNITGMENVIRAAIDNNVERVLFTSSDKAINPSNSYGATKLLAEKLVQAANFSKGNVETKFVAVRFGNVMGSRGSVIPLFKEQIEKNRKITVTDPEMTRFMMTLSQAVKLIMDAGEKTLGGEVFILKMPVIKLYDLAEVVVEEICSKLNIEKEEVDLQTIGLRAGERRFEELMTKDESECAFDLGNMYAVVSAMNSEFLREFYEKYEKVRVGSYNSSDETVLTREEVRSLVKAEALL